The DNA region TtccgttatgacaaacaaacaggtcgttgcAATTAAACTACTTTGTAATTAATAGACTGTATAATTACTACCCTACACCAactccaattaccaggtggctttccaaacaggcccgtTTAAGGTACTGAGACTTTATGTATATTAGTTCCTTTACTGTCACCTTTATAGAGAAAAAAAATAGTAGTAGTACATATGAATTATATTCTATCGATATTAAGTTAGATTGTGACATTGGTATTCTGTATCAAATTTATAAATTCAGTATTTGGGTATAGAATGTTGAGATTTAGTTCTAAATCTAAAATTATAGGATTAGTTTCCCTAGATTAATTTGGACCATTTATTTATGTCGttgaatagattgaggctattggaTATTGTTGGAAGAGAATTTGGCACTTCAAGAGAGGTTGTGttccggttataaggcaagtgagaCTTAAACTCCTAGTTTACTTGTTTTCATAAAAAATATATagtttgtgttgtatgtatgcatttaaaccatttagtttGTATGGGTGAGCAAACATGATCTAAATTGAGAAATTTTCAAGTGtctaaagtaatgaccgtatgagtcctGTAGCGTAATTTCGCTTAAGTAGATGCTTGCTATAGATGTAAAGTTTAGAATTGGTATTGATTGGATGTttgttccaccttatcatatctTCAGAGGGGCATACTCCGACAGGCCCTATTGGGTTCTGTTGGAGGTAGATACCAAAATTATAAGTGACCCGGGTAAGATGTGGGTAAATAATGCCCACttcggaagacggggtaagacatggACAAATACATACCGTGTCCCGTGAGGATAgattcagattcagtgtatttcGAGGTAGATGTCAGAATTATAAGTGACCCATGTAAGATGTGGGTAAATAATGTTcactccggaagacggggtaagacatggACAAATAGGTACTGTGTCCCGTGAGAATAGATTCAGATTCAATATATTTCATGTCTTGCTTGTTTATGCTTCATGATTTCAGCTTCagcttcagtgtttgtatatatttaatatacttgtactgttTAATTGCTATTATGCACTATTAGGGATTTCTAAGACTTGCCACAGGGGTAAGTTGAGAGTGTGTCAATGATCTTGCTGGGTTTTTTAGACTCATGCTAGTTAATAtttgtatgtgtgcaggtgtggttaatGGCGACCAGGTAGCAGTTACTTGATCATTCCAGCTTACGTCAGTTCAGTTCAGtcgaggtgagccaccattagatcatggctgcctcttcttctttagttgacttagtagtattctGAGCTACGTCTCGTACTTTTGTATTCAGATTAGTAGTTTCATGACTTAGCcattttatggggtttatgggcagacttagtatttgtatttcgcttccgcacttttcTTTATATTGTGAGACAAGtagtattattcattttatttgtTAATTTTCGCATGATTAGCTCAGAGGGTTCGTtttatgggtagaagctcgtcaGGTGTCCTGTCACGACCTGAGTGTTCAactttgggtcatgacaaagagAGAAGCGAAAATGTAAAAGAGAGGACTTTTTTTTAGTTGGATGTAGTGGTAGAATTCAACTCAAAAAGGGAAAAAATTGTGAAAAGATCTATCTTAAGGGTGTGTCGTATATGACGAACAAGTTGTTTAAAAGTCAAGAAAATGTAAGGGTGTGTTGTCACGGCCTGAGTGTTCAactttgggtcatgacaaagagAGAAGCGAAAATTTAAAAGAGAGGACTTTTTTTTAGTTGGGTGTAGTGGTAGAATTCAACTCAAAAAGGGAAAAATTTGTGAAAAGATCTACCTTAAGGGTGTGTTGTATATGGCGAACAAGTTGTttaaaaattaagaaaataattttcttattaAAAGTAGGGAACACAAATTTTATAAGTGATATTTTATATTGAttaactaataaaaaaaatggaaattttcAACAAACATTCGATCAGAAATTAAATCCGTCAGAATTTAGCTCGTCGCTAACGTGTCTGAGAATTTTCAACTAATTCCGTCAAAATTTCTGTCTTTTTTGGTAGTGATTGTTTCTTCCCCATGTACCCCAACCCCCCACATGCCCCCAAAACCACCACCCACCACCGTTATAGATTTGTCCAAACCACCTCCACCAACAACCACCCCCAATCACCCTAATCCCATTGTGTTTATCTAAATTATACATTAGTGTTTTTGGACCAATATCTTATGCTTAACTGCTTCTAAACACCGGAATATATAAGAGATCATTTCTTTTTGAGGAAAATATATTCTTTCGTACCAAAAGCACCCAAATATGCTAGGCAAAACCTACAAAATAAATCATTATGGGAAACCCACACTCTATGTAAGTTAAGTGGTTGTTTGGGTCATTCAATGCTTATATTTTGTTGTATGATATATACTATGATGCTATTATTGATAGAGCAATATCTTCTACCCTTTGTGAAACTAATTGTATTCAAGAACGGAAGAATCCTCCCAACCTAGGCAAGTAGTTTTCGATCAATTGGCTATAAAAAATGTTTTGCTCTACTAATTTGCAATAAATTTTTAGGTATGAACCGACGTTTTAACGATATAAGGAATTCAATGCTAAAAAATTTAAATGTTGAATTCATAAAATTTCAACATTTAAATTATGAATTTGCTTCTCGGATCTTTAGACGTAATTTGAAAGGTCCATAAATAGTAAGagaaataaaaagaagattaTTTACTAAATAACTGTTCCAAAAGAGGACGACATACGGAAAAGTTTCCCTCCTTCTATGATACTTATTTTgtttatttcaatttataattttctGAATATTTTGTTCATTGTCTTATTAAACAAGAATTGTACCTAAAATAAACACTCTGTACCTTTTTTGTTTTCTACTTGCCTTTCGGATGGTGGACATTTTCTTCTTTTGCATttttcattctttaatttttgtcattttttatttattattttgcaTCAAGATGGTTTTTTCAACCAAAACTCTTGAGAGAATTTCTTGGAGTATACTCCAACACATACCTATGAAAGGAGGTTCAAATATCTTTTGATGACACATTGATACAACTTCTAAGTTCTAACGAAAAATCATGGCTGGTTAGTATTTATTTATCTTTTCTCTTTACCACTCAAATTTTCTTCTTTATTCTTTTATCTTCTTCCATGTAAATGTCTGGTTAGCATTTTTTAAACTATACTTATTTCTGCTATTGGATTTTTCCCTCTCTATATTCTACTGATATCTTCtctttaaattttctttttattgttaaatatttattatgtgaTCATGCTTCATGATTAAAATTTAGCTATTAAAAGACCCCATCAACAAATatataggatttttttttaattacaaatCTAGTAGTTAAAGAGCTGAGTAATTAATAGAAGTGTAACTTACAAATTAAACTCAATGGGGAAtccagaaaaaaaataaaaaaataaactgTGCATCGGGATATTGGACGCATGCATCATGATCGGGCAATGGCTCCTTTACATACGTTTAATATTGTTTGATCTAACATTATTCACTAATTAATTTTATGCTGACAATaatctaattttttatttatttatatgcagaCGATAATCAGCATTCTGGAGATCAATGTAAGGGTATTTTATGGGGTATGTTAAGTTTATTGAAAGTCGACTTCACTTATCGTTGTTCAATTTGTTCATTGTGCTCTTAATAAATTGTCAGCCACAAAACGTTTCCGACATAGTCGATCAAAAACCGTTGAAACGTTACGACGAAAAATAAATTTTGGTAGATTTTCGATATTTTTGGTAGTTATTCATGGTTTCTTGCTAATggtacatatatttttttttcctaaatTAGGTTTGTCTTTTGGAGCAGCTTCAGCAATAGCTTTGAAAACCATTAGTGCTTTATTTCCTCAACGAACTACTGAAGATAATACAGAGAAAGTTACTCAAGTTATTATACCTGCTATTACTATTAATATACCTCAAAATTTAAGCAATCAAGTGAAACTCCAGCGTAATGTGTCTGCAAATCCTTCTGTCACTATTAATACGCCGCTCAACTTAACCGATCAAGTGAAACTCCAGCACAATGCGTCGGCAAATCAAATTACTTCTCAACCCAAGCCTAAGGCTGTAGGTCATCCTGTGTCATGTGAGCAATTGAAAGGCGGTTTATTAAATGATGTGAGTATTTtcctccttcttttttttttgtttgtttgtgaaATTGATTGTATTATAGTGTTCTTCGGAATTCTTGGTTAGAAGGTGCCGAATTCAGGATTTAAAATTTTTAGATTTCGGTTTTCACCTTTTATTTGAAACTTTAGAGAGCCTAAGAGAAACGTATAAACCAATGCTTCCACAGATTCAGTCGTGGTTGACAATTATAGCTTTTATGATGAGATCTATATTGATAATAGTGACAATATTGATGATAGTTACAATTTTGATGCTAGTGACTTTGATACAGAACTGGAACTCCTAACTATAAGATGAATGGCTAGGCTAACTTTGGATGTGATTGCAGAGATAGATTGATTTTATATCCCCTTTTTTATTGATGGAAAATCTGTTCGGAAAGAGATATTTATTAAATAATAAAAGCGGCAATCGTTAGGTACCTACTTACTATGAGATTTATGGACACTATCTAAtgttaaagctagttaatgattgaagctagctaagttggtgtgaatgagaaatggagggaaaaagataatggaaggaaaatgaagttcaaaGCAAAGTTCTGTTGAAAAAGGAGTcttgtaccacattggtggtagaaagggaaagttatgtgcttatattagaaagcacttcctctagctcttaaagggtcaagaagaggggctcccctcgcgccgtcgtcgtcgctcggcttcggcttcggcttcggatttggtcaaatgatctgattgattgataatctgaAGAGGCATGTTCAAggctatataaactgaggcaatgcCTCAGTTTTCGACTACTGAATTTTTCACTGCATCTGCATTCTTTCACAAAATAAACAATCGAGTCTTCGTGTGTTTTCGTTGCCATATTTGAGTTCGCCGAAGTCGTAGGCGTTTGAGGTACCGCCACTCCTGCGACAGGTAcatccgttttatcctgggaggaaataatctgcaacctcgggtacagtgagggggttaaattccttaaggacacacagtgtaTTTTGTGGTCTCGGATGCTTCTACATTATTTTGTTTTTCCAACAGTTTCTGTTTTCCATCCTCGACCTACTGGTTTTTCcagtttctgattttttttttcttctgttttTTAACACGGGAGACAACAAGCTTAAGGAATTTAAACAAATTATTTATATGTTCATTAGTTGTTGTTTAGCGATTACAGAACGTTATacgggaaagaaaagaaagaaaaaaaaaatgtttctttaTCATAAAACAGTGCTgtccacaaaataaaataaacctgtTTCTTTCTTGTTTGCATGTAACGAACTTGTATGTTGTTTGGAGACTAAAATCTTCGGATTTCTACTCCGCTTGAGATTAAAGTTTCAgaactttctactcatttggatacttgatttgaagatataaaaacttcatcaagTGTACAACATACAGTTTTCTACATTCtgtttgaatttttttatttttttttgtgtaaaCTTGATTCGGTTTGAAGAAATCAAATCTTCACCGTTGTGTATTATGCAGTCAAAACAGATTCAGTTCTAAGTATTTGTTCTCTACAGTAAACTGGTGTTTATTAAATTTTTCTGTTGTTCCTGCGACAGAAATGGGAGAACAAACTCCAAATTTGAATGTTAATGCTACTGCTACTGTCACACCAGCCCCCGTGGTTGGTTCTACGAGCAATGTCGCGTCCTCCAGTCGTACTGCACCAGCACCGGCTCCGGCAGAGAAGCCCGGAAAATTCACCGGGATTGATTTCAAACGATGGCAACAAAAGATGTTCTTCTATTTAACTACTTTAAGCCTTCAAAAGTTTATTAAGGAGGACGTTCCGGTTCTGCCAGAATCAACTCCTGAGAATGAACGTTTTCTTGTAACTGAGGCATGGAAGCACTCAGATTTTTTATGTAAGAATTATATTCTTAGCGGACTGGAGGATGATCTTTACAACGTCTATAGCAATGTGGGAACATCAAAAGAGCTATGGGATGCGttggaaaagaaatataaaacagAAGATGCAGGACTAAAGAAGTTTATCGCTGCCAAGTTTCTGGATTACAAAATGATAGATGGCAAGTCTGTTGTTACTCAAATTCAAGAGTTGCAGGTTATCATCCACGATCTCCTCGCTGAAGGTATAAATTTGCTTAATACCTTTATCGAAAGTATTCAGTACACTATTACTTACATATTGTTTGGTGTAGGTTTGGTAATTAGTGGGGCGTTTCAAGTTGCGGCAGTGATAGAGAAGTTGCCTCCTTCATGGAAGGACTTCAAAAATTACTTGAAACACAAGCGAAAGGAGATGACACTGGAAGATCTCATCGTCCGGTTGAgaatcgaggaagataacaaggCAGCGGAGAAGAAGGCAAATGGGAGATCAACCATAGGGGGAGCACATATTGTTGAAACTGCCTCAACTGGACCAAGGAACTATCCCAACAAGAAGAAATTCAAGGGAAACTGCCACAATTGTGGAAAAACCGGACACAAAGCTGCAGACTGTCGTGCtccaaaaaaggaaaagaagaagggtCAGGCTAATATGGTTGAAACAAACGATGAAGTTGAAGACTTGTGCGCTATGTTGTCTGAGTGCAACCTAGTGGGAAATCCGAAGGAATGGTGGATTGACTCTGGCGCCACTCGCCACATTTGTGTTGTTAGAGAAGCCTTTGCTTCATATGCTCCCGCCGGGCCCGACGATACCATTTACATGGGAAATTCTGCAACAGCCAAGATTGAAGGTTATGGAAAGATCCTGTTGAAGATGACCTCTGGCAAGGTGGTGACTCTCAATAATGTTTGTCATGTTcctgaaattaggaaaaatctAGTATCTACCGGACTTCTAGTGAAGAATGGTTTTAAGTGTGTCTATGTTTCTGACAAGGTTGTAATAAGTAAGAATGAGATGTACATAGGAAAAGGTTACCTtacagagggccttttcaaactgaatgtaatggttgttgctaataataataaagttTCTGCTTCGTCTTACTTGattgagtcaaatgatttatggcattcacgtttaggacatgtcaattataaaaccttgcgaaaaatgattagtttggaagtattgcctaagtttgaatgcaatcaatcaaaatgtcaaatctgtgttgaatctaagtatgtaaaacatccttataagtcaattgaaaggaattcaagtcctttagacttaatccatacagatatttgtgacatgaagtcaatcccatctcgcggtggaaagaagtacttcataacttttattgacgatagtACGCGGTATTGCTACGTCTATTtacttaatagtaaagatgaagcAATTGAAGCATTCAGGCAGTACAAAACTGAAGTTGAGACTCAACTtaacaaaaagattaaaatgataaggagtgataggggcggtgaatatgaatctccttttgaACAAATATGTTTGGAATATGGTATTATTCATCAAACGACTGCCCCTTACTCGCCACAATCAAACGGAATTGCAGAAAGAAAGAATAGAACACtaaaggaaatgatgaatgccCTGTTAATAAGTTCTGGGTTACCCCagaacttgtggggggaagctattctAACAGCTAGCCGAATACTCAATCGAGTGCCCCATAGCAAAACAAAATCAATTCCATACGAAAAATGGAAAGGAAGGAAGCCCAATTTGGAatacttcaaagtgtgggggtgtttggcgaaggtgcaagttcctaaacccaaaagggtaaaaataggacCTAAAACCGTTGATTGTGTTTTTATAGGATATGCCACTAATAGTAAAGCATATCGGTTTCTGGTTCACAAATCTGAAAATCCCGACATTCAGGTGAATacagtaattgaatcagataatgctgactTCTTTGAAACCATATATCCGTATAAAAAGGAATGTGAGTCATCTAGCAAAGAATCTAAACGACCTcgggaagaaacaaaggaaaatattCCTGATAAGGAAAATCCAAGACgcagcaaacgtcaaaggacgtctacttcctttggaccagagtttctaacatttttgttggaaaatgagcctCGAACTTTCAATGAAGCTATGTCTTCATCGGAAGCtcaattttggaaagaggcaatcaatagtgagATAGAATCCATATTGGACAATCAtacttgggaattggttgatcttcctccagggaataaacctttaggttccaaatggatCTTCAAGCGGAAAATGAGAGCTGATGGTagtattgataaatataaggcaagactagttgttaaaggttttagacaacgagaaggtcttgattactttgatacatactcgccggtaacgaggattacatctattcgggtgttagtagCGTTAGCCGCCGTGTacggtcttgaaatccatcaaatggatgtgaaaacagCCTTCCTAAATGGAGAGttagaggaagaaatttacatggaacaacctgaagggtTTGTAGTTCCAGGGAAAGAGTAGAAggtgtgtcgacttgttaagtctctttacggacttaaacaagcacctaaacagtggcatgcaaaatttgaccatacgatgctgtcaaatggattcaagataaatgaatgtgataaatgtgtttacattaagaaCACTCCGAACCACGTCATCATTGTTTGTTTGTACGTGGATGATATGCTGATAATGAGTAACGACATTGCtaacataaatgctactaagcgcatgcttgctagtaagtttgatatgaaagacttaggagttgccgatttaattttgggaattaaaatccataagactcctcaaggtctagcactgtctcaatctcattatattgaaaaggtacttgataAGTTCAAGTACTTGGACTTTAAAGTTGCAAAAACACCAATTGATATGAACCTTGCTCTTGCAAAGAATAAAGGTGAAAGTCACTCTCAATTGGATTATGCCAGAGTGTTGGGAtgtttgatgtatatcatgaactgTACGCGACCTGATATTGCATGTGCTATAAGTAAACTAAGTCGCTACACTAGTAATCCCGACCAAACACATTggctggcaatgaaacgagttttggggtatttgaaacatactcaaaactttgctttgcattataataggtatcctgcagttattgaaggatacagtgatgcaaattggatcaccggttCAACTGAAACgaaatccacaagtggatatgtttttaccataggtggaggagcagtgtcttggaagtcatccaaacagacatgtatcgcccgctctacaatggaatctgagttcatagctttagacaaagccggtgaagaagctgaatggctccggaatttcttagaagatattccattttggcccaaaccgttggctcctatatgcatacattgtgatagtcaagcggCAATAGGAAGAGCCGGGAGCGCTATGTACAACGGAaagtctcgtcacatacgacgaagacataataccgttagacaactactctctagtggaattatcacaattgactatattaagtcaagagataatgtgtcggatccgctaactaaaggcctaactagagaggtggttgaaagatcatcgaggggAATGGGACTTTGGCCAAGGACAAGTCATCGTGGCGGTAACTCCACCtagaagactggagatcccaagatctaggttcaaagagatcaaacaaagtcattgatgacggttcaacattgtcacaaTAACTTTTGTGGTCCATTCTCGTGATGAGACAATGTTCAGTACCAGGATAAAGCATTACGGTTTTTTTAATGGTTTCCAAGTTTGATACAGGGTATatcaaatagtgtatctacgGGATGACACATTTGGAAATCACCTAtgtaagtgtgaagtgtaagccgcttcaaggagaattctGTGAGGCCAATTCTCTACACACTTATGAACCAggagtgttcatggctgaaacgaacaaaacaatgagaaccaaagatggttaaagggttaattgtgtgacatgtggttgtctaggtatacaccaaagctcgacggttcaaagatatcaaatctaccgattgaccgagtatatccgacatatgttcactacggaaagttcaaagagaaatctacttatccagatgcgattaatccttgcttacgaatcacacagtatttttgtcatgcatgtttttccatcatatagccattccccattcatgtgggggattgttaaagctagttaatgattgaagctagctaagttggtgtgaatgagaaatggagggaaaaagataatggaaggaaaatgaagttcaaaGCAAAGTTCTGTTGAAAAAGGAGTcttgtaccacattggtggtagaaagggaaagttatgtgcttatattagaaagcacttcctctagctcttaaagggtcaagaagagggctcccctcgcgccgtcgtcgtcgctcggctcggcttcggcttcggatttggatttggatttggatttggtcaattgattgataatctttttggaccaaatttatttaaattcaattttcattttctgaaaatattttgttatttccgccgttaattaataaataattaaattttcgCGGAATAAAAAGGCATGGCCTTTCCGAACAGCCACCAAGCCTAATCTGAAGAGGCATGTTCAAggctatataaactgaggcaatgcCTCAGTTTTCGACTACTGAATTTTTCACTGCATCTGCATTCTTTCACAAAATAAACAATCGAGTCTTCGTGTGTTTTCGTTGCCATATTTGAGTTCGCCGAAGTCGTAGGCGTTTGAGGTACCGCCACTCCTGCGACAGGTACATCCGTTTTATCCTTGGAGGAAATAATCTGcaacctcgggtacagtgagggggttaaattccttaaggacacacagtgtaTTCTGTGGTCTCGGATGCTTCTACATTATTTTGTTTTTCCAACAGTTTCTGTTTTCCATCCTCGACCTACTGGTTTTTCCAGTTtctgattattatttttttctgtttttgAACACGGGAGACAACATCTAATAGTGAGGGTGGGGCAAGCTCTTCTATTATATTCTTGTTCATGGTTTCTCTTGGCTATATAGTTCATCCGGGTAAGAGATTGAGCTTCAACAATCTTTAAAGTTTTTAGTATTGAACATTTGAACTCATTATATACTTTCAAAATTACGGATTCAGTAATTAATATTATTTGTTGATATTTTAATGGGTTTTCTCACATACTCATGTATATTTCGTGTAAAAAAATATACTGAATAATATGATTCAATAAATAAGAGAAATCGTTTTGTTTTAATTTAGTGAATATATGTTCCAGTGTCTTCATTTTTTGGTACTTTGATAGTTCGTAGAAGctaaaactacaaaaaaaaaaaaaaatacaaatgaaaacaaaaacaaaggatTAATGAAACTCTTTTATGCTCATTGATTAATGTTTCAAATATTTTTTCCTTGAATCACCCTATTCTTAATTTCTCACTAATCATATCTTAATTTCTCACTAATCATATTTGCAGTGCAAAGGACACCACAGCAATCAATGTGACTCCTATTCTAAGATATATAAGCAATTTTGCTCTGGATCAGGTATTTTTCATTTCATGCCCCTATTTATggttttattttaattatttatgtattattttgaaCTCTTTCGTGGGAAAAAGTCATGTAAGCTCTGTTATATTGTCAAGTATGATTTTTCTGTGTCTATGTTTTCTTACCAATAACAGTGGTAGCTAAATTAGCTTGCGTTCAATTCGACAATTTTATCGATATCTGTACAAGTAATTGATATACATTGGGTAAGCATATAAGTAGAAATCACACATCTAATGTATAAATATTTGCAATTGTAAATACTTGGATTGTTAACTTCTTTACTTTTAATGTGAGACTTTTCTAATATAATCGGGCCTCAATGCGAGTATCGAATACCACGTACAAAAGAAAAAAGTAAAAAGAGTATCATTTAGGGCTAACATTGAATTTACAAACTAGATATGGTTAATAATACAAAAACTGCAAAATTTAAAAAGGGATAGAAAGAGTCAAGATTATGACCTTAATAGCACAGCATATGTCACTCTATGTTACCCAATATAATTGGTGCATTAGTTAATTTAAAACACTTTGCTTTACAATTGCTTACCAACGTTGGACCAACAAGTACGGTAAGATGAACCAGATTCCCCGCTCTTAATTAGCGATAGCGATTTTGTATTTGAATAATGGGAATGAAGAAATTTTTAGTCAGTAAATTTCGAATATCGAATAATTAAATTTTGGTGCATGCTGATGCAGATGCTGCCGTTTCCACGGCAGATATTGGCTCACGTCTTCTGCTTGATTCCTTCTATGGCGTAAGTTTTTCAACTATTATCTGtttgaggaaaataatttttattttttcatgtttgattgataaaaatgttttgaaaaatATTCTTTTTTAGGAAAATAAGGTTCTTAAAAATTAGAAAAATGACTTCCCAAATGGAGTAGAAAAAACAAGTTCTATTAGTGACAAATAAACAAAATATAATCTTACAACATTAATGAGAAACAATTCATTTTGATTTTTATTAAGAAACCAATTCATTTCGATTCTATTATGAAATTCCTATGTACTTCTCAGCGATATGAACTTTTACAAAGTTCCACTTGTTCGTGTGCATATCTGTTCCGATCGTTTAGCCTCACATTCTAAAAGATGGGAATGTAAATAGAATAAGACATCTCCTAGGAAAGCCTCACGACTTGATAATcggcctttttaaaaaaataaaataataaaaaaaaaaattgtccatcTGTGCTCATTGAGCATGGACCTGCATATATTTATTGAAACTTCATACAAAAGAGAGGAGTTAAGGTTTCCCCATACTCCTTTTCCTACAGAAGGTGGAACAGCGTCCAATGAAAGGGGGATATGTTAATTATACACAAACTCCCAGTAGAAAATATACACTTCCCTAAGGGACATCAAAAAGATAAAGTCTTTGTAGTTGTCTATCTATGCTAAAAGAGTTTTTGATCTGTTTAGTCCGAAAAGAGGGGAGGCCGAGTTTATCCAAGTTGAACTCCCCCTTAGCTTGTCTCGGCAACTGTGTGAAATCAGTATACCAGATATTCTGATTGCATTCGAGTCCTGTATTGGCAAGAGTGTCTGCTACTTTATTTGCCTCACGAAAACAATGTTGAATCTTGAAATCTTCAAAGCTTTCCAAGCTAGTTCTGATATCCTTCACCACCATCTGAAGATTCCAAGGCATAGAAGCAGTGTTTTGAATCCATTTAATCAGCATAAGAGAATCACTTTCCACTTCGATTTTCCTGATAGCATTGTCTATGCACCACTTCAAACCAGTTTGTAATGCTGTAGCTTCTGAGAGATTATTAGTCATGTAGCCCAAAGGAGAGGAGAAGGCACTCATAAGCTTTCCTTGATGATTTCT from Lycium barbarum isolate Lr01 chromosome 10, ASM1917538v2, whole genome shotgun sequence includes:
- the LOC132615327 gene encoding uncharacterized protein LOC132615327 gives rise to the protein MADDNQHSGDQCKGILWGLSFGAASAIALKTISALFPQRTTEDNTEKVTQVIIPAITINIPQNLSNQVKLQRNVSANPSVTINTPLNLTDQVKLQHNASANQITSQPKPKAVGHPVSCEQLKGGLLNDCKGHHSNQCDSYSKIYKQFCSGSGIFHFMPLFMW